In a single window of the Aminomonas paucivorans DSM 12260 genome:
- a CDS encoding protein-L-isoaspartate(D-aspartate) O-methyltransferase, producing MEVLDWRLFAEAMTEGQIRRRGVRDEGVLAILASLPRHRFVPSLGETPSEEELEAAYGDFPLSIGRGQTVSQPYMVARMTELLGAEPGMKVLEVGTGSGYQAAVLARLGCTVVGVERVASLAERAARTLADLGLPVEVRCADGRLGWPPGAPYHRILVAAACPRVELPWQEQLAPGGRLVLPLETGRGFQRILVRERTSEGFRDRWGEDCRFVPLREGIEGAAGK from the coding sequence ATGGAGGTCCTGGACTGGAGGCTCTTCGCCGAGGCCATGACGGAGGGGCAGATCCGCCGCCGGGGGGTGCGGGACGAGGGCGTCCTGGCGATCCTGGCCTCCCTGCCCCGGCATCGGTTCGTTCCCTCTCTGGGGGAGACCCCCTCGGAGGAAGAGCTGGAGGCGGCCTACGGGGACTTTCCCCTTTCCATCGGCAGGGGACAGACGGTTTCCCAGCCCTACATGGTGGCCCGGATGACGGAGCTGTTGGGGGCGGAGCCGGGGATGAAGGTGCTGGAGGTGGGTACCGGATCGGGCTACCAGGCGGCGGTGCTGGCCCGGCTGGGCTGCACCGTCGTGGGGGTGGAGCGCGTCGCCTCCCTGGCAGAGCGGGCGGCCCGGACCCTGGCGGACCTGGGACTCCCCGTGGAGGTCCGGTGTGCCGACGGGCGCCTGGGGTGGCCCCCCGGGGCCCCGTACCACCGCATCCTCGTGGCGGCGGCCTGCCCCCGGGTGGAGTTGCCCTGGCAGGAGCAGCTGGCCCCGGGGGGGAGGCTGGTGCTGCCCCTGGAGACGGGACGGGGCTTCCAGCGGATCCTGGTGCGGGAACGGACCTCCGAGGGCTTCCGGGACCGATGGGGAGAGGACTGTCGCTTCGTCCCCCTGAGGGAAGGGATCGAAGGAGCGGCGGGAAAGTAG
- a CDS encoding EFR1 family ferrodoxin (N-terminal region resembles flavodoxins. C-terminal ferrodoxin region binds two 4Fe-4S clusters.) — protein sequence MTWDSVAMYVFSGTGNTLRAARALEGVFVEAGASVRLAPLERGFREEDLEGADLLGVGFPVAAFTTYPPVWEALQALPPGRGKPLFAFATMAGAALGLGGAVRALVRRKGYTPYGYREFIMPSNYLRKEAAPTERDQEILAAGEAAARAFGEALRTGRQPWKGSGLAGPLQSLGRSRFVWNWMAHSSFSEFSADPDRCVRCGRCARLCPAGNIAWQEGLLPVWQDRCVVCQRCAAVCPHDAVRLPKGAVPYRAADPEIPEDGRPAGA from the coding sequence ATGACGTGGGACAGCGTGGCGATGTACGTCTTCAGCGGCACCGGCAACACTCTGAGGGCGGCCCGGGCCCTGGAGGGGGTCTTCGTGGAGGCGGGGGCATCCGTGCGTCTGGCGCCCCTGGAGCGGGGGTTTCGGGAGGAGGACCTGGAGGGAGCGGATCTGCTGGGGGTGGGGTTCCCCGTGGCGGCCTTCACCACCTATCCCCCCGTCTGGGAGGCCCTTCAGGCCCTCCCTCCGGGGCGGGGGAAGCCCCTGTTCGCCTTCGCCACCATGGCAGGGGCAGCTTTGGGCCTCGGGGGCGCGGTCCGGGCCCTGGTGCGTCGCAAGGGATACACCCCTTACGGGTATCGGGAGTTTATCATGCCCAGCAACTACCTCCGCAAGGAGGCTGCCCCCACGGAACGGGACCAGGAGATCCTGGCGGCGGGGGAGGCGGCGGCCCGGGCCTTCGGGGAGGCCCTGCGGACGGGACGGCAGCCCTGGAAGGGCTCCGGCCTGGCGGGTCCCCTCCAGAGCCTGGGGCGATCCCGGTTCGTCTGGAACTGGATGGCCCACAGCTCCTTCAGCGAATTCTCCGCCGACCCGGACCGGTGCGTGCGCTGCGGCCGCTGTGCCCGGCTCTGTCCCGCGGGGAACATCGCCTGGCAGGAGGGGCTGCTGCCGGTGTGGCAGGATCGGTGCGTGGTCTGCCAGCGCTGCGCCGCCGTGTGCCCCCACGATGCGGTGCGCCTCCCCAAGGGGGCGGTGCCCTATCGGGCGGCGGACCCGGAGATTCCCGAGGACGGCCGTCCCGCCGGGGCCTAG
- a CDS encoding acyl-CoA reductase codes for MSEAWKRHYLFGRWADLGERLPEEEAAKLFDRRALEERSRLCRRTPLDTILGILERTGRLLTCPEGRYRRILLETMPGVTGYSLQGVELGLSILERLLTRRTLEGRLACLGTPRVLDGFLPLRHGRVARALPLGTVCHIAAGNIFLGSVDSLLFGMITKNVNILKVSRQDPVFPFLFLEALEEADPKGELAPFQAATYWPHDAGEVDDRVREVCDAVLLFGGEEAVRAYKQRLSPRTQVLAFGPKISFGVLLRGLDDAGLKAAAAGFAKDASLWEQRACTSCQNLFVEGEDLMDRFLPLLEDAMRNLAAGLPRGALGIHEAVEVRVERELGAWREHCGQGCLVEDPHFTLLAGRGTDVIPSPLNRTLFVQAVGRAEDLLSGSLSLLDGYLSTAGIAGPDNRVQEVVEALAGLGVLRFCRAGTMGLGGDVEGAHDGRQIPLDLVRLLNREDLSPDLFGLEWRPREEREGRVLARLNALLDEARRSPFYRERLAGVSGPLDSLEEFSARVPLLEKADLVAHCPPASRDMLTRSEERSYVFASGGTTGKPRYALWGAEEFDRAGLVTGRAFRALGIRSGMRVANLLRAGALWTGFLAFNRGLEETGCQVLSLTFNQDNRDTLDFLAEFRPHGIMAMSSALLSLAETAERRGFDTPVERIFFTGEPLSEVTRRYLQKVFRCSLVASPLYGAVEIGPQGYQCPHCDATTFHLCDEWCHQEILGEEGEVVVTALERTLHPFIRYRLGDAAEWLEEPCPCGRTSPRFRLRGRLGDYVRVHFGKLHLSEVASAFGRFEELSGAFQVQVDPKEGGRTGVTFAVEALREGPWVGDPALEARALEAVLEEAAVYRDPRNRALEDLAVRVTAPGTLERVQRTGKIRRIRDGRI; via the coding sequence ATGAGCGAGGCCTGGAAGCGACACTATCTGTTCGGCCGGTGGGCGGATCTGGGAGAGCGGCTCCCGGAGGAGGAGGCGGCAAAGCTCTTCGACCGGCGGGCCCTGGAGGAGCGCAGCCGCCTCTGCCGCCGCACGCCCCTGGACACTATCCTGGGGATCCTGGAGCGCACCGGGCGGCTTCTCACCTGTCCGGAGGGGCGCTACCGGCGGATCCTCCTGGAGACCATGCCGGGGGTGACGGGGTACTCCCTCCAGGGGGTGGAGCTGGGCCTGTCCATCCTGGAGCGGCTGCTCACTCGGCGGACCCTGGAGGGGCGTCTGGCCTGCCTGGGAACCCCTCGGGTCCTGGACGGCTTCCTGCCCCTGCGGCACGGCCGGGTGGCCCGGGCCCTTCCCCTGGGGACGGTGTGCCACATCGCCGCGGGGAACATCTTCCTGGGCTCCGTGGACTCCCTGCTCTTCGGCATGATCACCAAGAACGTGAACATCCTCAAGGTCTCCCGCCAGGACCCGGTCTTCCCCTTCCTCTTCCTGGAGGCCCTGGAGGAGGCGGACCCCAAGGGGGAGCTGGCTCCCTTCCAGGCCGCCACCTACTGGCCCCACGACGCGGGGGAGGTGGACGACCGGGTGAGGGAGGTCTGCGACGCGGTGCTCCTCTTCGGGGGGGAAGAAGCGGTGCGGGCCTACAAACAACGCCTGAGCCCCCGGACCCAGGTGCTGGCCTTCGGCCCCAAGATCAGCTTCGGGGTGCTCCTCCGGGGTCTGGACGACGCAGGCCTGAAGGCGGCGGCGGCGGGCTTCGCCAAGGACGCCTCCCTGTGGGAGCAGCGGGCCTGCACCAGCTGCCAGAACCTCTTCGTGGAGGGAGAGGACCTGATGGACCGGTTCCTCCCTCTGTTGGAGGATGCCATGAGGAACCTGGCGGCGGGACTGCCCCGGGGTGCCCTGGGGATCCACGAGGCGGTGGAGGTGCGCGTGGAGCGGGAACTGGGGGCCTGGCGGGAGCACTGCGGCCAGGGGTGTCTGGTGGAGGACCCCCACTTCACCCTCCTGGCGGGCCGGGGGACCGACGTGATCCCCTCTCCCCTGAACCGCACCCTCTTCGTGCAGGCGGTGGGCCGGGCGGAAGACCTCCTCTCCGGCAGCCTGAGCCTCCTGGACGGCTACCTGTCCACCGCGGGCATCGCCGGGCCCGACAATCGAGTGCAGGAGGTCGTGGAGGCCCTGGCGGGGCTGGGGGTCCTGCGGTTCTGCCGGGCCGGCACCATGGGCCTGGGAGGAGACGTGGAGGGGGCTCACGACGGACGCCAGATCCCCCTGGACCTGGTGCGCCTGCTGAACCGGGAGGACCTGTCCCCGGACCTCTTCGGACTGGAGTGGCGTCCCCGGGAGGAGCGGGAGGGTCGGGTGCTGGCCCGGCTCAACGCCCTGCTGGACGAGGCCCGAAGGAGCCCCTTCTACCGGGAGCGCCTCGCGGGTGTCTCCGGCCCCCTGGATTCTCTGGAGGAGTTCTCCGCCCGGGTTCCCCTCCTGGAGAAGGCGGACCTGGTGGCCCACTGTCCCCCGGCGAGCCGGGACATGCTCACCCGCTCCGAGGAGCGCTCCTACGTCTTCGCCTCCGGGGGCACCACAGGCAAGCCTCGGTACGCCCTCTGGGGAGCGGAGGAGTTCGACCGGGCGGGGCTGGTGACGGGCCGGGCCTTCCGGGCCCTGGGGATCCGTTCGGGGATGCGGGTGGCCAACCTCCTGCGGGCGGGGGCCCTGTGGACGGGCTTCCTGGCCTTCAACCGGGGGCTGGAGGAAACGGGGTGCCAGGTCCTCTCCCTCACCTTCAACCAGGACAACCGGGACACCCTGGATTTTCTCGCGGAGTTCCGCCCCCACGGGATCATGGCCATGTCCTCCGCCCTCCTCTCCCTGGCGGAGACGGCGGAGCGGAGGGGGTTCGACACCCCCGTGGAGCGGATCTTCTTCACCGGAGAACCTCTGTCGGAGGTGACCCGGCGGTACCTCCAGAAGGTGTTCCGCTGTTCCCTGGTGGCCTCTCCCCTCTACGGGGCGGTGGAGATCGGCCCCCAGGGGTACCAGTGTCCCCACTGCGACGCCACCACCTTCCACCTCTGCGACGAGTGGTGCCACCAGGAGATCCTGGGAGAGGAGGGGGAGGTGGTGGTCACCGCCCTGGAGCGGACCCTGCACCCCTTCATCCGCTACCGCCTGGGGGACGCGGCGGAGTGGCTGGAGGAGCCCTGCCCCTGCGGGCGCACCTCCCCGCGTTTTCGCCTTCGGGGCCGCCTGGGGGACTACGTGCGGGTGCACTTCGGCAAGCTCCACCTGAGCGAGGTGGCCTCCGCCTTCGGACGGTTCGAGGAGCTTTCCGGGGCGTTCCAGGTGCAGGTGGACCCGAAGGAGGGAGGGCGCACGGGGGTCACCTTCGCCGTGGAGGCCCTCCGGGAGGGGCCCTGGGTGGGGGACCCGGCCCTGGAGGCCCGGGCCCTGGAGGCGGTGCTGGAGGAGGCGGCGGTCTACCGGGACCCCCGCAACCGGGCTCTGGAGGACCTGGCGGTGCGGGTGACCGCCCCGGGGACCCTGGAGCGGGTGCAGCGTACCGGCAAGATCCGGAGGATTCGAGACGGGAGGATCTAG
- a CDS encoding LuxE/PaaK family acyltransferase, which yields MPQSQLPHLPQVDALVAHPAVFEDSPEAERLFAEAMAECDAFHRPRQPYLDHLAQRFRFHPPLSPEPGDWRRLPPLFAGVMKLHRFLSIPEEEVALTLTSSGTGGQKTQLCLDRDSLARVEGMGRAVFRALGFCDPEPAHYLMFGYDPSEASDVGTSWSAAQKMACAPAKSVRWLIRRDPSGAFDFDPEEAARYLLERKDDAPLRLVGFPAFMHRAFLEAARLSPGVKVHPRSFLLAGGGWKSHGGTPMTAAAFAAFAEETVGLPAERVRDTFGMAEHGVPYGACRFGHHHVPVFGRMLVRDPLTLEILPHGQEGLLELLTPYNGAQPNQAVLSSDLAVLGRDCPCGLPGDYLASVRRGGVHQHKGCAVAAQEILNRRGGTAR from the coding sequence ATGCCGCAATCCCAGCTCCCGCACCTTCCCCAGGTGGATGCCCTGGTGGCCCACCCGGCGGTCTTCGAGGACTCCCCGGAGGCGGAGCGCCTCTTCGCCGAGGCCATGGCGGAGTGCGACGCCTTCCACCGTCCCCGGCAGCCCTACCTGGACCATCTGGCACAGCGCTTCCGCTTTCATCCTCCCCTGAGCCCCGAGCCGGGGGACTGGCGGCGCCTCCCCCCCCTCTTCGCGGGGGTGATGAAGCTGCACCGGTTCCTGAGCATCCCGGAGGAGGAAGTGGCCCTCACCCTCACCAGCTCCGGCACGGGAGGGCAGAAGACCCAGCTCTGCCTGGACCGGGACAGCCTGGCCCGGGTGGAGGGCATGGGCCGGGCGGTGTTCCGGGCCCTGGGATTCTGCGATCCCGAGCCGGCCCACTACCTGATGTTCGGCTACGATCCCTCGGAGGCCTCCGACGTGGGCACCTCCTGGAGCGCCGCCCAGAAGATGGCCTGCGCCCCCGCCAAGAGCGTCCGCTGGCTCATCCGCCGGGACCCCTCCGGAGCCTTCGACTTCGACCCGGAGGAGGCGGCCCGGTACCTCCTGGAACGGAAGGACGATGCCCCCCTGCGGCTGGTGGGCTTCCCCGCCTTCATGCACCGGGCCTTCCTGGAGGCCGCCCGGCTGAGCCCGGGGGTGAAGGTGCACCCCCGGAGTTTCCTCCTGGCGGGGGGAGGCTGGAAGAGCCACGGGGGCACCCCCATGACCGCGGCGGCCTTCGCCGCCTTCGCGGAGGAGACCGTGGGCCTGCCCGCGGAACGAGTGCGGGACACCTTCGGCATGGCGGAACACGGGGTCCCCTACGGGGCCTGCCGTTTCGGCCACCACCACGTGCCCGTCTTCGGGCGGATGCTGGTGCGGGACCCCCTGACCCTGGAGATCCTGCCTCACGGTCAGGAGGGGCTGCTGGAGCTTCTGACCCCCTACAACGGGGCGCAGCCCAACCAGGCGGTGCTCTCCTCAGACCTGGCGGTGCTGGGACGAGACTGCCCCTGCGGTCTGCCCGGGGACTACCTGGCGTCGGTGCGCCGGGGCGGGGTGCACCAGCACAAGGGCTGCGCCGTGGCGGCCCAGGAGATCCTGAACCGAAGGGGAGGGACGGCCCGATGA